In Zingiber officinale cultivar Zhangliang chromosome 1A, Zo_v1.1, whole genome shotgun sequence, the DNA window CCTCACTATTtttcaaagaagaaaaaaattgcttTAGAATTTTTACCTTCTAATCTCAAACAACATATTTGACTCTATTCTAGAATGTGTTCCTGCCCTTTCTTCTTGTTTTCACATCTGCTTTTCTGTATCTAATTCTTCTTTCTGTTATCTTCATGTTTACATTATTTCTAATCCTTTTTTATTTGTCTTATTTTTGCTTTGGACTTCTTGTTTTATCTTATTGtaatgaaaattttcaaagtttgtaTAACATGGTTTACAATTTACACTGTTGATTATGCTAAATCTTTTGCAGGTTCTATCTGTTGTTGGAATACTTTAGGATGAAGTGGATCCTATGGTTTCTGTTATGAAAGTTGAAAAGGCTCCTTTGGAGTCTTATGTTGATATTGGTGGCTTAGATGCTCAAATCCAAGAAATTAAAGAAGTTGTTGAACTTCCACTTACTCATCCTGAGTTATATGAGGATATTGGAATTAGGCCTCCCAAGGGAGTAATATTATACGGTGAGCCTGGAACttccacaccgcatctcctccaactcctccctttgggtgagaagaggagcccttcttcgcattccggtagtttttccttcatccatctccggtccggcattcactgccaccgctggagtccttcttcacattccggtaatttttcctttGTCCATCGTCGCTACTGAAGGCCTTCCTCATCTTCGtcagtttcatcttcttgatctcttgattgcaagtattaattgatttatgcatgcaatgtgtttgatgaatttcctcaaacactaccctgagttgattttatcatttttgtttgctagattgaggagttgttatttcctattgctaagttggttttatgtattccttgaactatcaagtttcttttatggcTATGCTATTATGAATGTTTAGGCTTGTTTATTCACTGAGAAACTTATTGACATCTTGCAAGCTTCGAAATGGAAGTGGTTAAAATAGAATATGCTGGTCATGCAAGAGAACTTGTTTCCACTGTAGAATCAACACCTACCCTGAtggtatgctagcataggttgtTTGGCTTTGATTTACACTTGAAAATGAAAAGCTTACTGTCTTACTGCTGAAAATGTCTCAGGAATAGTATGTGTTGGAGGAGATGACATTGTGAATGAGGTACattgattttactttccgctatTTACTCATCTTGTTTTGCGCATTGTATTTGTTTGGGTAAGTTAAAGTTGATTAAGAAAATCATTAGATGCAATAATAGAAATTCCTTGATATGTGCGCATAATAACTAGTGCCAAAGGCCAAAAAAGTTTTGCAAAATGTTGGCCATCTTCTTCCACTTCATTCTACCACTTTTTCATCTCCAGCTCCTCATTACTCTACTATTTGAAATTGCCAACCTCTTGTTGAATTTGCCTTCTTTGGCCAATGATTTGTTACAATGAATCAAAATTTAGTAATTCAAATGTCAAGCTAGGATAAGTTAAGTTGTATTTTTCTGATTCTTAGTTAAAAAGACTGGCAATTGT includes these proteins:
- the LOC122002846 gene encoding 26S proteasome regulatory subunit 4 homolog, with the protein product MVSVMKVEKAPLESYVDIGGLDAQIQEIKEVVELPLTHPELYEDIGIRPPKGVILYGIVCVGGDDIVNEVLNGLLSRDNQKEALSITIGIIPAGLDNSLAWTILGVRDPISAAMLSGPNDTFV